A stretch of Camelina sativa cultivar DH55 chromosome 18, Cs, whole genome shotgun sequence DNA encodes these proteins:
- the LOC104760387 gene encoding beta-amylase 8-like has translation MHTLNNNTGSQDPNLDPIPSDPDQFPNRNLNHPQTRRPRGFAATAAAASIVPTDSGGGGGGGKGKREREKEKERTKLRERHRRAITSRMLAGLRQYGNFPLPARADMNDVIAALAREAGWSVDADGTTYRQSHQPNHVVQYPTRSIESPLSSSTLKNCAKATLECQQHSVLRIDENLSPVSLDSVVIAENDHPGNGRYTGASPITSVGCLEANQLIQDVHSTEPRNDFTESFYVPVYAMLPVGIIDSFGQLVDPDGVRQELSYMKSLNVDGVVIDCWWGIVEGWNPQKYVWSGYRELFNLIRDFKLKLQVVMAFHEYGGNVSGNVIISLPQWVLEIGKDNPDIFFTDREGRRSFECLNWSIDKERVLHGRSGIEVYFDFMRSFRSEFDDLFVEGLIASVEIGLGASGELKYPSFPERMGWIYPGIGEFQCYDKYSQLNLQKEAKSRGFAFWGKGPENAGQYNSQPHETGFFQERGEYDSYYGRFFLNWYSQLLIGHAENVLSLANLAFEETKIIVKIPAIYWSYKTASHAAELTAGYYNPSNRDGYSPLFETLKKYSVTVKFVCPGPQMSPNEHEEALADPEGLSWQVINAAWDKQLLIGGENAITCFDREGCMRLIDIAKPRNHPDSYHFSFFTYRQPSHLVQGYTCFPDLDYFIKRMHGDIQR, from the exons ATGCACACTCTGAACAACAACACCGGTTCGCAAGATCCGAATCTCGACCCGATTCCGTCGGACCCGGATCAATTCCCCAACCGAAACCTCAACCATCCACAGACTCGCCGTCCCCGCGGATTCGCCGCCACGGCTGCAGCAGCATCAATAGTTCCAACGGAcagcggcggaggaggaggaggagggaaagggaagagagaaagagagaaggagaaagagagaacgaAGCTTAGAGAAAGACATAGACGAGCAATCACAAGTAGAATGCTCGCCGGATTGAGACAGTACGGTAATTTCCCGTTACCGGCTCGTGCTGATATGAACGATGTGATCGCTGCTTTGGCTCGTGAAGCTGGTTGGAGTGTTGACGCCGACGGTACTACTTACCGACAGTCACATCAACCAAACCATGTG GTTCAGTATCCGACGAGATCTATTGAGAGTCCTCTGTCTTCTAGTACTTTGAAGAACTGTGCTAAGGCTACACTTGAATGTCAGCAGCATTCAGTTCTTAGAATAGATGAGAACCTTTCTCCTGTGTCTCTTGATTCCGTTGTTATCGCGGAGAATGATCATCCCGGGAATGGAAGGTATACGGGTGCTAGTCCTATCACTTCAGTTGGATGCTTGGAAGCTAATCAG CTTATTCAAGATGTTCATTCCACAGAGCCACGTAATGACTTCACAGAGAGCTTTTATGTCCCTGTGTACGCCATGCTTCCA GTTGGGATTATAGACAGCTTTGGCCAGTTGGTTGATCCTGATGGTGTAAGACAAGAATTAAGTTACATGAAGTCATTAAATGTTGATGGAGTGGTAATAGATTGTTGGTGGGGAATAGTTGAAGGTTGGAATCCTCAGAAATATGTATGGTCTGGCTATAGGGAGCTCTTTAACCTTATTAGAGACTTCAAACTTAAACTACAG GTGGTGATGGCATTTCATGAATATGGAGGGAATGTATCTGGAAATGTGATTATCTCGTTGCCACAATGGGTGTTAGAGATTGGGAAAGATAATCCAGACATATTTTTCACTGAtcgtgaaggaagaagaagttttgaGTGTTTAAATTGGAGCATTGACAAGGAACGGGTATTGCATGGACGAAGTGGTATAGAG gtctattttgattttatgagAAGCTTCCGGTCAGAATTTGATGACTTGTTTGTGGAAGGACTAATTGCTTCAGTTGAGATTGGTCTTGGAGCTTCTGGTGAACTAAAGTACCCATCTTTCCCAGAAAGGATGGGTTGGATTTATCCCGGTATTGGTGAGTTTCAG TGTTATGACAAATATTCACAATTGAATCtgcaaaaagaagcaaaatcacGAGGATTTGCTTTCTGGGGTAAAGGACCAGAGAATGCTGGTCAATACAATTCTCAGCCACATGAAACTGGCTTCTTCCAAGAAAGAGGTGAATATGACAGCTACTACGGCCGCTTCTTCTTAAATTGGTACTCACAATTGCTAATCGGCCATGCTGAGAATGTTCTGTCTCTTGCAAATCTCGCGTTTGAGGAGACAAAGATTATTGTCaag aTACCGGCGATTTACTGGTCTTACAAGACAGCTAGTCATGCTGCTGAATTAACTGCAGGATACTATAACCCTTCAAACCGTGATGGGTACTCTCCTCTTTTCGAAACTTTGAAGAAGTATTCTGTGACTGTGAAGTTTGTGTGCCCTGGACCGCAAATGTCTCCCAATGAGCATGAAGAAGCATTAGCTGATCCAGAAGGTTTAAGTTGGCAG GTTATTAATGCAGCTTGGGATAAGCAACTTCTTATCGGAGGGGAGAATGCAATTACTTGTTTCGATAGAGAAGGTTGTATGAGATTAATCGATATAGCAAAACCAAGAAACCATCCAGATAGTTAtcacttctccttcttcacGTATCGTCAACCATCTCATCTGGTTCAAGGATATACGTGCTTTCCAGATTTGGACTACTTCATAAAACGCATGCACG GCGACATACAGAGATAA
- the LOC104760390 gene encoding pectin acetylesterase 11 produces the protein MTKLKQLWSSFLVLAVVVVGARAVPITYLESAVAKGAVCLDGSAPAYHFDKGSGSGVNNWIVHMEGGGWCTDIATCVQRKSTMKGSSKLMNKDFGFSGILGGKQSTNPDFYNWNRIKVRYCDGSSFTGDIEAVDPANKLFFRGARVWRAVIDDLMAKGMRNAQNAILSGCSAGALAAILHCDQFKSILPKTAKVKCVSDAGYFIHGKDISGGSYIQSYYGKVVATHGSAKSLPASCTSTMKPELCFFPQYVAKTLQTPLFVINAAFDSWQIKNVLAPTSVDKSKAWKTCKLDLKKCTAAQLQTVQGYRDQVLAALAPVRAATTSGLFLDSCHAHCQGGSAATWSGDKGPTVANTKMAKAVGDWFYERSTFQNIDCSSLNCNPTCPAVSTED, from the exons ATGACGAAGCTCAAGCAATTGTGGTCAAGTTTTTTAGTGCTAGCCGTGGTGGTGGTCGGAGCTAGAGCTGTGCCCATCACATATCTTGAATCCGCGGTGGCCAAAGGAGCTG TGTGTTTGGATGGTAGCGCACCAGCGTACCATTTCGATAAGGGATCTGGCTCAGGAGTGAACAATTGGATCGTTCATATGGAA GGAGGAGGATGGTGCACTGATATAGCTACATGCGTGCAACGTAAAAGTACAATGAAGGGTTCTTCTAAGCTTATGAACAAAGACTTTGGTTTCTCTGGTATCTTGGGTGGCAAGCAAAGCACCAATCCAG atttttacAATTGGAATAGAATCAAAGTTAGGTATTGCGATGGTTCATCTTTCACTGGCGATATTGAAGCTGTTGATCCG GCGAACAAGCTGTTCTTCCGTGGTGCTAGGGTATGGCGTGCTGTGATCGATGATCTTATGGCTAAGGGAATGAGAAACGCTCAAAAC GCAATACTTTCGGGTTGTTCAGCCGGAGCATTGGCTGCGATTTTACATTGCGACCAATTCAAGTCCATCCTCCCTAAAACAGCTAAGGTCAAATGTGTTTCTGATGCCGGTTACTTCATCCACGG TAAGGATATCAGTGGAGGATCTTACATCCAATCGTATTACGGCAAAGTTGTAGCAACCCAC GGATCTGCAAAAAGTCTGCCTGCTTCTTGCACCTCAACCATGAAGCCCGAATTG tgtTTCTTCCCTCAATACGTTGCAAAGACCTTGCAAACACCACTTTTCGTCATCAATGCTGCCTTCGATTCTTGGCAG ATCAAGAACGTTTTGGCGCCAACCTCTGTTGATAAAAGCAAAGCGTGGAAGACTTGCAAGCTTGATCTTAAGAAGTGTACGGCCGCTCAGCTTCAAACTGTTCAAG GATATAGAGACCAAGTGTTGGCTGCATTGGCACCTGTTCGAGCAGCAACAACAAGCGGATTGTTCTTAGACTCGTGCCATGCTCATTGCCAAGGTGGAAGTGCTGCCACTTGGTCAGGCGATAAAGGTCCCACAGTCGCCAATACG AAAATGGCTAAGGCAGTTGGAGATTGGTTCTACGAGAGGAGTACGTTTCAGAACATAGATTGTTCATCGCTGAATTGCAACCCTACTTGTCCTGCAGTATCTACTGAAGACTAG
- the LOC104760389 gene encoding uncharacterized protein LOC104760389: MGSGRSKSYRGSSVVRGDDDIDVAQPPPLSSSGGGGSRRRSKSLFCGLHSSCLASSSTSHDSDDDNNNDDQVCNGWMRKSHGSVSRRRMESRNQRDDSDCYDKELTDEKKSENERRCDELELNDDCGVEEEEEASVSNVQMRNVSGSIQESSTPGRVFSHFKFIPGNISSRLSRASSSRSFNTTYPVSSSYRREGGITSPSESAVRLTDRVESPRIPVIDNVVRDIDAMRFGEDGSLRSPGVFNVMDTTYAGILDRRHVVREPSNERNVRFSRTLSVGRLRDRVLRRSSLSDFTFRASPHQGEEDMDLFSAGTAAAEDTPVTSTSILNRSASTIRRTLFGLQDHETPAPLVREGRYQGLLEHRSDFLERRRRIRSQVRALQRLGSRFENVTSHHDRSCVLSGEDQAGRCTCRAGTTTPVTTDETNARASISRIVLLAEALFEVLDEIHQQSVVLSSQQPSVSSIGSVPAPNDVVDLLPTKIYTKSQSEDPSQCYICLVEYEEADTIRTLPCRHEFHKTCVDKWLKEIHRVCPLCRGDICRHDPSSQQH, translated from the exons atgggatCTGGGCGGAGCAAATCATATCGAGGCTCGTCTGTGGTGAGAGGAGATGATGATATCGACGTGGCTCAACCTCCTCCCTTGTCTtctagtggtggtggtggtagcaGGAGAAGATCAAAGAGTCTTTTTTGTGGTCTTCACTCTTCTTGTCTTGCTTCATCTTCTACTTCTCACGACAGTGacgatgataataataatgatgaccAG GTGTGTAATGGATGGATGAGGAAGAGTCATGGAAGTGTTTCACGGCGTAGAATGGAATCGAGGAATCAAAGAGATGATTCAGATTGCTATGATAAAGAATTGACAGATGAGAAGAAATCTGAAAACGAAAGACGTTGTGATGAGCTTGAGCTTAATGATGACTGTGgtgttgaagaggaagaagaagctagtGTAAGCAATGTACAGATGAGAAATGTTAGCGGTTCTATTCAAGAATCTTCTACTCCAGGTCGTGTTTTTTCGCATTTCAAATTCATTCCTGGTAACATAAGCTCTAGACTTAGCAGAGCTTCAAGCTCAAGATCCTTCAACACTACTTATCctgtatcttcttcttatcGTCGAGAAGGAGGTATTACTTCACCTTCAGAATCTGCTGTTAGGCTCACTGATAGAGTCGAGTCTCCGAGGATTCCTGTGATTGACAATGTAGTTAGAGATATTGATGCCATGAGGTTTGGGGAAGATGGTAGCTTACGGTCTCCAGGAGTATTTAATGTTATGGACACTACTTATGCTGGAATTCTTGATAGAAGACATGTTGTTCGAGAACCTTCCAATGAGCGGAATGTTAGATTTAGCAGAACTCTGAGTGTTGGAAGACTCCGTGACAGAGTTCTTCGTCGATCTTCACTCTCTGATTTCACATTCCGTGCTTCTCCACATCAGGGGGAAGAAGATATGGATCTCTTCTCTGCTGGAACCGCAGCAGCAGAGGATACTCCTGTAACTTCAACGTCTATACTAAATCGTTCTGCTTCTACAATTCGAAGGACCTTATTTGGCCTTCAAGATCACGAGACACCAGCTCCTCTTGTGAGAGAAGGGAGGTATCAAGGTTTATTAGAACACAGATCAGATTTCCTTgaaaggaggaggagaataAGATCGCAG GTTCGCGCTCTTCAAAGATTAGGAAGCCGGTTTGAGAATGTCACAAGCCATCATGATAGATCTTGTGTCTTATCAGGTGAAGATCAAGCAGGTCGTTGCACATGCCGTGCCGGTACTACCACACCAGTAACTACCGATGAAACAAATGCAAGAGCTAGCATCTCAAGGATAGTATTGCTAGCTGAAGCTCTCTTCGAG GTACTTGATGAAATTCATCAGCAATCTGTTGTCTTATCCTCTCAACAACCATCAGTATCATCTATAGGATCTGTTCCTGCACCTAATGACGTTGTGGATTTATTACCGACAAAAATTTATACTAAGTCACAAAGCGAGGATCCGTCACA ATGTTACATATGCCTTGTGGAGTATGAAGAAGCAGACACTATAAGGACACTTCCTTGTCGTCATGAATTCCACAAAACCTGTGTGGATAAATGGCTCAAGGAGATTCACAG AGTATGTCCGTTATGTCGAGGAGATATTTGTAGACATGATCCATCATCTCAACAACATTGA